TCCAGCTGGCCGCAGGCCTGTCGGCGCAGGAAGCTGAAGGCCTCCGCATTGCTCCAGCGGGATTTGTAGGGTCGGACGCTGGTCAGGGCATCGAAGACATCGGCCACCGCGATGATCCGGGCGGCGATGGGCACCTGCTCACCCGAGAGGCCGACGGGGTAGCCGCTGCCGTCCAGGAGCTCGTGGTGGCACTCTGTCACATGGCGCAGCAGCTCGATGTGCTCCAGGTGCTCCACTCCGAACTCGCGGACCAGGGTGTCCACCACCTCAGCCCCCAGGGAGGGGTGGCTCTGCATGACCTCCCGCTCCTGCTCAGAAAGCCTCCCGCGCTTCATCAGGACCGCGTCGGGGATGCCGATCTTCCCCACATCGTGGAGGGGGGCGAAGGCCGCCAGGGTCTCGATGAGGTCATCGTCGAAGCTCTGCTGGCCGCGACTGGCCAGCTCCCGGGCGATGACCCGGGTGTAGGCCGCCATGCGCTCCAGATGGCCGCCCGTCTCCGGGTCCTTCAAGTGCACCAGCCTGTTGGCGGTCCGAAGAGCGGCCAGCAGGGCCCTCACGGCGTTCTCTTCGGTGACCACCAGCATGCCGGCCAGATGCCCCCAGAGGTCGAGTTCCGGAAGCGCCTCCTCGGGGAAGGCTCCCGGCATGCGGCTGTTCATGAAGATGAAGGCCTCGGGCCTGCCCTGCCAGAAGAAGGGCAGGGTGTAGCTGGAGGCGAAGCCGGCCTCCCGGAGGGCTCGGGTGTGAAGGTGGGTGCCGTGGTCGAAGCTGCTGAGGTCCTCCACCACCCGGGCCCGGCCCGAAGCCAGGAGCTGGCGCAGGCCCGGGGCCTCCTCCAAGGGGATCTCATAGTGGCGCAGGGGGGATTCGCCTTCATTGCTCTGCAGGTAGGTCCTCACCCGCTCCGCCTCCGGGTCGCAGGCGGCCACCGCCAGCCGATGGACGGCGGGGAAGTGCTGGCGAAGGGCTTCATGGAGCCCGGCCAGCCGCTGGGCCAGCGAACCCGGGCGGCCCAGGAAATCCAGGGTGTCCCGGTGGGTGAGGACGGATCCCATGGCGCTCTCCTTTGGTGCCCTCAATATACGGGCCTGCCCGGCTTCGGCTACCTCCAGGAGATCCGCGTGCGCAGGCCGCTCGCCTCGAAACCCATCTCGACCCGGAAGGCCCGGATTCCCTCGAGCACCCCGAAGTCGCCCTCCGGAAGCCGGGGGAGAAGGGGCGCGGCGGGGCTGCCGAAGTCCCGGAGGGGGTGGTCCAGCCTTCCGCCCGGCAGGAGGGCATCGCCCGGAAGCTCCGGGGCCGCGCCCAGCAGGGCCCGGCAGGCCGTCTGGGCCTCCGCGACCGTCGCGCCTCCGCTCAGCCAGGGGGCCAGCCAGCGTTGGGCGCTCCACCGCCGGTAGGCTTCTCCCTCCACATAGCTCTGGAAGGCCGCCGCTAAACCCAGCTTCAGGTGATCCGGTCGCAGTTCCAGAGTGGCCGAGGCAGGGGGGCGGGCGCCGGTGCCCTGGACCAGGGGGCAGGGCAGGGTGGTGTCATTGGCGAGCACCAGCCAGCGGTCCTCCACCCTGAGGGAGAAACGCTGGGTGAGCATGCCCAGGACCGTGGAGCTGAGGATCAGGCGCCCCTGCTCATCCCGGGCGAGCTGAATGCGGAACCAGTCGCTGTCCCCGGGGGGTGTCAAAGGCACATGGACCATTCGGTCGAGGGCTGTTTGGGCCCGGATGGGATCCTTGAGTTCCACCGCCACCACCATGGGGCGGGTCAGGGGGCCGAGCAGCAGGGGGGCGAACATCATCCAGCGGTTCCGCCCGGTAAGCGGGCCCTGGCTGAAGAGGCCGGAGGGGGCTCCCCCCCCCATCTGGAGGATGGGGGCCGCATCCGGAAAGGCGATGTGGATCTGAGTGCCCAACTGCTCCAGCAGGTCGAAGAGGTAGGGATCCGACAGGGTCATGGCTTTGGGCAGGCGGAATCCCTTGAGGGCCTCGGCCGTCGGCAGGCTGAGGCTGAGTTCGGCCACCATCGGGCGGGTCCAGATGGGGACGGGCAGAGGGGTCTCCCTGGGGGGGGCCAGCTTCCCGAGGACGCGGTAGATGGAGGTGTCGATCAGGGGCAGGATGAAGGTCTCCAGGTTGCGCTCATGCCCCTCCCCTCCATCGAGCCGGAAGACCATGGGGTCGAAGTAGCGCTGCCAGTAGGAGCTGTAGCGATCCCGGAAGCTGGCGTAGGCCTCGGCCTCTGCAGATGTGACCGGCCCCAGGCCGACCTGTGACAGGGGCTTCAGATGGTCCAGGGCGCCCCAGGTCTCAGAGACGGGAGTGCCCCGCTCATCGATCAGGAGCCCCCCCATGTCGAAGTCCTCCCGCAGGTAGCCCCGGGACTTGAGCTCTCCGGGATCCCTGGAGAGCAGGCCGGTATCCAGGCGACGGAGTTGCACCGCCGCGGCCAGCTCCTCCAGGCGCTGGCGCTCCCGTCCCTGGCGCAGTTGGAGGATGCGCAGCTCGGGACCCACCACCCGCCTGAGGAAGGCGTCCGGGAGACAGACATAGGCCAGGGTCTGCGGGTCTGGAGCCAGCTTGAGCTGGAGATACCGGAACTCGGCGCTCCGGCCCAGGGAACCCGCACCCTGATGGGCCTCCAGATCCAGGGCGAGCTGCAATTCCCTGGGGCTGGTGGACATGAAGAGGCGTCTTCCCCGGAGGGCCCAGTGGGCCTGTCCCCTGGGGGTGGCCACCTGGTGCACCCCGGTTCCCTCCAGCATCAGGGCGGCCAGAGAGGCGACACTGGGCCTGAGTTCGGCCACCACGGTCCAGTCGGAGCCGGAGAGGAGCGCCAGGTCCGGGGCAAAGGCGACCACGGACTCCACGGCCCCGGCTTCCAGCAGGCGCTTCCCCAGGGGGCTACCCAGGCCCAGATCCCCTTGGGCCCTGGTGATCAGGTCATGGTCGAGCACCCCCTGGTGCAGCAGGCCGCCGACCTTCTCCAGGATCCTGCCACCCCCCTGGGCGAGCTCGCGCAGAGCCTCCCGGGGGTTCGGCAGGTAGAGCATGGCCCGGTCGGTGGGGACGCAGTCCGCCAAGGGGGGGGTGGCCACTGGGCGCCGCCCGAGCATGGCCTCGAAGGGATAGGGCTCCACCGTGATCCCGGGGATCTGCTCAAGGGAGAGGGGCTTGGTGGGGGCGCTGGACCCAGCGTCCTCCAGGGGACGGTCGGTCTGCAGGGTTTCATCGACGGCAGCCCGTCCGCCCAGCAGGCTCAGGAGGCTCGGCTCCCCTGTCTCCCGCTGTCCCCGGGCGTCGGGGTACCAGCTCTCCTCGGGCCAGGGGAAGCCTTCATGGGTGCCGAAGACCCTGGGGAGGGCCCGGAGCCAATGGCCCACCAGGGGGGAGGCCTCCCCGCTCCCCTGCCGCCAGGTCTGGGCGCGGACGAAAGCCCACTGGTGCAGAGTCTGGTCCGGGGTCGGGTCCGGAAGGGCTTGCGGCGGGAAGGTCCAGATCAGGGGCCGTACTCCTCCTTGGCCATCGATCAGCTCCAGGTGGGCTGAGGTGGCCTGATGCCTGCGGAGCCCCACGATCGTCCAGGCCATGGGAAGCCCTGGGTCCGGGTCGGTGGGGATCGGAATGACCCGCTCCAGAGAGAGCTTGAGGTGGTGGGAGGCCAGCAGGCTGGAACGGATGGGCTCCCGCCGGGCCTGGAGCCCGTTGTCCACGACCCAGTGCAGGCCATCGTCCACCGCGGGCGAGGTCTCAAGGAAGAGGGGGACCCCCTGTGCGGCAGCCTGGTCGGCCCCCTCCCAGGGAACGCCCGGTAGGAGGCTGAACCCTGTCAGGGCCGTCTTCACCTGTTCCAAGCTCTCTGCCTCCGGGCTGCCGGGTGCATAGGGCGGCAGCCCTGCATGCTCGTTGGCTCCCTGGGCGATGGCCTGGAGCCAGGCGGGCTCCTCGAGACGGTCAGGGGCCTTGCCACCATGACGGCTGGCGTAGCGCTCCAGAGCCCCCTGGAGCGGGCTCATGCGGAGCCTCTGCCAGACTTCCTCTACGGCTTCGCGGCGCTTTTCCCTGGCCATCTGGCGCTTCCAGGGGCTCGTGACGACCAGCTCCGGTGGAAGCAGATAGACCTGGCTGAGCCCGGTTTCGCCTGGGGCAAGGCGCAGGGCAGGTCCGGGGAGCGTGGTCGGGAGGGTGATCTCGCCCCGCACCACCTCAAGGCCGCTACGGGTGGCCTGGACTGAGCCCAGGTGGCGGATCACGGGGGCAGGAGCGGCCTGGACCACCAGTCCGGCCACGAGGAGGGGGAAGATGGGGTGTCGGGTCATGGGCTGATCATAGTAGAGCCCGCCCCGGGAGGCCAGTTCCGGCTCAGCGGCTCCGGGCCAGGCTGGCCCAGGCTCCCAGGAGGGCGAAGAGGGCCCCGACCACCATGGCCATCTGGAATCCCTGGGAGTAGGCCAGCGCCGCTGACGGGGAGCTGCCCACGTTGAGCAGCTGCCGCCAGCCGCCGTGCCCCAGGTGGCTGGAGGCGATACCGCCGAGGATGGCGACGCTGAGGGCCTGCCCCGTGACTCGCATGGTGGCCGTGAAGGCGCTGGCCAGACCCATCTGGGCCTTGGGGACGCAGCCCAGGATGGCGCTGGTGTTGGGGGCGCTGAAGGCGGCCATGCCGATGCCGACCACCGCCAGGGCCGCCACCATCCCCGTCAGACTGGTGGTCCGGGCTGCCAGGGCCAGGCCCGCCATGCCCAGGGCGGTGAGGACCATGCCCAGGGTGGAGAGGACCCGGGAGCCGAATCGGTCACTCAGGCGTCCGGAGACGGGACTGAGCAGGGCCTGGACCACGGGCTGGCTCAGCATGATCCAGCCCGCCCTGCGGGCCGTGAGCCCCAGGACCAGCTGGAGCTGGACCGCCGTCAGCACCGCCACGGCGAAGAGGGCCATGTAGTTCAGGAGGGCCGCCAGGTTCGCCGCCGCGAAGAGGCGGTTTCTCCGCAGCAGGTCCAGGTCCAGCATGGGGGCCCTGGCATGGTGTTCCCGAAGGGCGAATCCGATGAGGAAGAGGACCGCCAGCACCAGGAGGATCCAGACCACCGGCTGATGCCAGCCCCACTCCGGGGCGAAGGTGAAGGGCACCAGCAGGGAGATCAGCAGGGCGCCCAAGAGTCCCGCTCCGGGAAGGTCCATGCTGAAGGCCCTGCCGCGGTTCCCTTCCTGTCGGGGCAGCAGGTGCCAGCCCCAGAGGAAGACCACCACGCCGATGGGGATGTTGATCAGGAAGATCCAGGACCAGCCGAAGCTGTCCACCAGGAAGCCCCCCAGGGGGGGGCCCAGGCTCAGGCCCAGATAGATGGCCATGATGTTGATGCCCACAGCCCGGCCCCGCTCCTCTGTCGGGAAGGCGGTGGCGATGATGGCGGCGGAGGTGGCGCTGAGGAAGGCCGCCCCCACCCCCTGGACCACCCGGCTGAGGATCAGGAGGCTGCCATTGGGACTGAATGAGGCACCGAGGGAGCCCAGGGTGAAGATGGCGATACCGGCCAGGTAGAAGCGGACCCTTCCCCGCTCGTCCGCCAGGCGCCCCACGGGGATGAGCATGACCGCCATGGCCAGGAGGTAGGAGGCGTGGATCCAGAGGGAGGCTCCGAAGCCCATGTTCAGGGCGGGCACCATCTTGGGGATGGCCACCGAGACGATGGAGACATCCAGGGGGGCCATGAAGGCCCCCACACTGGTGAGGGCCAGGAGGGACCAGCGGCGATCCTGGGTCTCGTCGGGAGAGGGCTGGGGGACGGGGCTTTCCATGGCCTCCCCAGTATGCCCGGCTCAGGTACGGGAGGTCAGGATCTGGTGGACGGCCTCCTCCAGAGTCCGCAGGGAGTAGGGCTTCGGCAGGAATCGGTCCGGGGGGCGCCCGTGCCCGTCGATCAGGTCCTCCAGTCCGCTGTACCCGCTGCAGATGATCACCGGCAGGTCGGGGGCGAGTTCCCGGAGGCGCCGGAAGGTCTCCCTGCCGTCCATGCGGGGCATGGTGAGATCCAGCACCACCGCCTGGAAGGGCCTCCTACCGAAGATCTCCAGGGCTTCGGCGCCGTCCCCGGCCGTCTCCACCTGGTAGTGGGCCCCCTCCAGGGCGTGGGTCGCAGACATGAGGATGATGGACTCGTCGTCCACCAGGAGGATCCGGGCCGGTCTCCGGGGGGCGGTGGGTTCCGGTCCCGCCTCGGAGCGCTCCGGCTCCAGCATGGCCTCCGGGCTGGCGTGGAAGTAGAGGGTGAAGCGAGAGCCCGCGCCGGGGTGGCTGTGGATCCGGATGCCCGCCTGGTGACCCCTCAGGATGCCCAGCATGGCCGAGAGGCCCAGGCCCCGGCCGGTGATCTTGGTGCTGAAGAAGGGGTCGAAGATCCGCTCCAGGACCTCGGGGCTCATGCCGCAGCCGGTATCCTGCACCTCCAGGCAGGCATAGAGACCGGAAGGGAGGTGGCTGCCGGGCACCGTGGAGGGGATCTGCTGGGTAGCGACCCGGGTGGAGAAGGTGCGGAGGGTGATGGTGCCGGGTGCGTCTCCGATGGCGTCGGCGGCGTTGGTCACCAGGTTCATGACCACCTGCTGGATCTGGGCCGCATCCGAGATTACGGGAGGGAGCCCGGGCTCCAGGTCGAAGACCAGCAGGCTCTTCTTGGGGATGGAGACCTGGAGCAGGCGTCCCATTTCCTCCACGATGGTGTTGAAGTTGTTGGCGCGCACCTCGAAGGTGCCCCGTCCCGAGTAGGCCAGCATCTGGCGGGTCAGGTCCGAGGCCCGCTGGATGGTCTTCTCTACATTCCTGAGGTAGGCCTGGGCGGGGTGCTCCCGATCCAGGCGGAGCTGGGCCAGGTTGAGGTTGCCCAGGATGGCCGTGAGCAGGTTGTTGAAGTCATGGGCGATGCCTCCAGCCAGGACCCCCAGGCTCTCCAGTTTCTGGGTCTGGCGCAGGGCCTCCTCCGAGGCCTTCCGCTCGGAGATGTCGCGGATGATGC
The sequence above is drawn from the uncultured Holophaga sp. genome and encodes:
- a CDS encoding MFS transporter, whose amino-acid sequence is MESPVPQPSPDETQDRRWSLLALTSVGAFMAPLDVSIVSVAIPKMVPALNMGFGASLWIHASYLLAMAVMLIPVGRLADERGRVRFYLAGIAIFTLGSLGASFSPNGSLLILSRVVQGVGAAFLSATSAAIIATAFPTEERGRAVGINIMAIYLGLSLGPPLGGFLVDSFGWSWIFLINIPIGVVVFLWGWHLLPRQEGNRGRAFSMDLPGAGLLGALLISLLVPFTFAPEWGWHQPVVWILLVLAVLFLIGFALREHHARAPMLDLDLLRRNRLFAAANLAALLNYMALFAVAVLTAVQLQLVLGLTARRAGWIMLSQPVVQALLSPVSGRLSDRFGSRVLSTLGMVLTALGMAGLALAARTTSLTGMVAALAVVGIGMAAFSAPNTSAILGCVPKAQMGLASAFTATMRVTGQALSVAILGGIASSHLGHGGWRQLLNVGSSPSAALAYSQGFQMAMVVGALFALLGAWASLARSR
- a CDS encoding HD domain-containing phosphohydrolase, producing the protein MGSVLTHRDTLDFLGRPGSLAQRLAGLHEALRQHFPAVHRLAVAACDPEAERVRTYLQSNEGESPLRHYEIPLEEAPGLRQLLASGRARVVEDLSSFDHGTHLHTRALREAGFASSYTLPFFWQGRPEAFIFMNSRMPGAFPEEALPELDLWGHLAGMLVVTEENAVRALLAALRTANRLVHLKDPETGGHLERMAAYTRVIARELASRGQQSFDDDLIETLAAFAPLHDVGKIGIPDAVLMKRGRLSEQEREVMQSHPSLGAEVVDTLVREFGVEHLEHIELLRHVTECHHELLDGSGYPVGLSGEQVPIAARIIAVADVFDALTSVRPYKSRWSNAEAFSFLRRQACGQLDLSCVEALLGREDEIERIQNAWRD